One window of Microbacterium sediminis genomic DNA carries:
- a CDS encoding heavy-metal-associated domain-containing protein yields MTIERVELGLKDAGVGCACCAAPSASTTQQLPVEAGLSATLLVEGMTCAHCIASVTEELSAVPGVDDVSVALTAGGTSTVTVRSSAPVDADALRVAVAEAGYTVSDA; encoded by the coding sequence ATGACGATCGAACGAGTCGAGCTGGGTCTCAAGGACGCCGGCGTCGGATGCGCCTGCTGCGCCGCCCCGAGCGCCTCGACGACGCAACAGCTGCCCGTGGAAGCGGGACTGTCGGCCACGCTGCTGGTGGAGGGGATGACGTGCGCGCACTGCATTGCCAGCGTCACCGAAGAGCTGTCCGCGGTTCCCGGCGTGGACGACGTGTCGGTCGCGCTCACCGCGGGCGGCACCTCGACCGTCACGGTCCGAAGCTCCGCTCCCGTCGACGCCGATGCGCTGCGCGTCGCCGTCGCTGAGGCCGGCTACACCGTCAGCGACGCCTGA
- a CDS encoding metal-sensitive transcriptional regulator yields the protein MHGYADNKEALLKRLRRAEGQVAGIARMVENDDYCIDILTQVSAATKALEAVALSLLGDHLSHCVAEATAQGGPVAEEKIREANAAIARLVRS from the coding sequence GTGCACGGGTACGCGGACAACAAGGAAGCGCTGCTGAAGAGGCTGCGCCGCGCGGAGGGACAGGTCGCGGGGATCGCGCGGATGGTCGAGAACGACGACTACTGCATCGACATCCTCACGCAGGTCTCCGCAGCGACGAAGGCCCTCGAAGCGGTGGCACTGTCGCTGCTCGGCGACCACCTCAGCCACTGCGTGGCCGAGGCTACCGCGCAGGGCGGGCCGGTCGCGGAGGAGAAGATCCGCGAAGCCAACGCCGCCATCGCGCGCCTGGTGCGCTCGTGA
- a CDS encoding cytochrome c oxidase assembly protein, which produces MRIITHPLVAAIINVGSLWALYLTPVYELMQQAMLVHWLVMVHFLLAGYLYTVSLVPMDPSPHRASFTVRSVALVLSLAAHSVLAKVLYAYPLAGVRAADAHAGSQLMYYGGDAVEFAIIMLLWAQWYRTTGRGLRGTGTPGAAAALETVPASSSRLLRFPDIKPRGST; this is translated from the coding sequence GTGCGGATTATCACGCACCCGCTCGTCGCCGCGATCATCAACGTCGGCAGCCTCTGGGCGCTGTATCTGACACCGGTGTACGAGCTGATGCAGCAGGCCATGCTGGTGCACTGGCTGGTGATGGTGCACTTCCTGCTCGCCGGGTATCTCTACACCGTCTCTCTGGTGCCGATGGACCCGTCGCCGCACCGGGCCTCGTTCACCGTGCGGTCTGTCGCGCTCGTGCTGTCATTGGCCGCGCATAGCGTCCTCGCGAAAGTCCTGTACGCGTACCCGCTGGCGGGCGTGAGGGCCGCGGATGCTCACGCGGGCTCTCAGCTGATGTACTACGGCGGCGACGCTGTCGAGTTCGCCATCATCATGCTGCTGTGGGCGCAGTGGTACCGCACCACCGGACGAGGCCTCCGCGGCACAGGCACGCCGGGCGCAGCAGCCGCGCTGGAAACGGTCCCGGCCTCAAGCTCGCGCCTGCTCCGGTTCCCTGACATCAAGCCGAGGGGTTCAACATGA
- the trxA gene encoding thioredoxin produces the protein MPTKNLTAETFESTVTATGIVLVDFWAAWCGPCRAFAPVFESASNRHRDVVFAKVDTEAEPELSAANRITSIPTLMVFRDGVLVYSQPGALPTPQLELLIQKARELDMDEVHRQLAQRTA, from the coding sequence ATGCCTACAAAGAACCTGACTGCTGAGACGTTCGAGAGCACCGTCACCGCCACCGGCATCGTGCTCGTGGACTTCTGGGCTGCCTGGTGCGGCCCGTGCCGCGCCTTCGCGCCCGTGTTCGAGTCCGCCTCGAACCGCCACCGCGACGTGGTGTTCGCAAAGGTCGACACCGAGGCTGAGCCTGAACTCTCGGCGGCTAACCGCATCACCTCGATCCCGACGCTCATGGTGTTCCGCGACGGAGTGCTCGTGTACTCCCAGCCCGGCGCGCTCCCGACACCGCAACTCGAGCTGCTGATCCAGAAGGCGCGTGAACTCGACATGGACGAGGTTCACCGGCAGCTCGCGCAGCGCACCGCCTAA
- a CDS encoding tyrosine-type recombinase/integrase — protein sequence MAYIRKILHQIATRAGTSDAGAPVHFTPHDFRRLFSTDLVGSGLPMHIVASLLGHLNLETTRGYTAVFPEEVVQAHQAFIERRRGARPEGEFRQATEAEWGDFEQHFLLRKVALGDCHRPYATPCVHESACAKCRFLDVDPRQSPRLEEMAVNAEGRLEEARRHVWLGEVAALEESLVHIRRRRDEALAKQRASEAVPGS from the coding sequence ATGGCATACATCCGCAAGATCCTGCACCAAATCGCGACTCGCGCGGGCACCTCAGACGCTGGCGCGCCTGTGCACTTCACTCCGCACGACTTCCGCCGCCTGTTCAGCACCGACCTCGTCGGCAGCGGGCTCCCGATGCACATCGTCGCCTCACTCCTCGGGCACCTCAACCTCGAAACGACCCGCGGATACACCGCAGTCTTCCCGGAAGAAGTCGTTCAAGCGCACCAGGCCTTCATCGAACGGCGTCGGGGCGCGCGACCCGAGGGCGAGTTCCGACAGGCGACGGAGGCGGAGTGGGGCGACTTCGAGCAGCACTTCCTGCTGCGCAAGGTCGCGCTCGGCGACTGTCACCGGCCGTACGCGACGCCGTGCGTGCACGAAAGCGCGTGCGCGAAATGCCGCTTCCTGGACGTGGACCCGCGACAGAGCCCGCGCCTTGAAGAGATGGCGGTCAACGCCGAGGGACGTCTCGAGGAAGCCAGACGGCACGTCTGGCTCGGCGAGGTAGCCGCCCTCGAGGAGAGCTTGGTGCACATCCGTCGACGCCGAGACGAGGCTCTTGCCAAGCAGCGCGCCAGCGAAGCGGTTCCGGGCAGCTGA
- a CDS encoding DUF2243 domain-containing protein, whose product MTSTQTDTQVTTQRTSALRNKSYWAALLLGIATMAAIDEIVFHQILAWHHFYDNATADIALLSDGLLHAAELFVFAAGFFLMLDARRREQFWAAAAWAGFLVGLGVFQLWDGLIDHKVLQLHQIRYGVDLLPYDIAWNVGGLVLLVAGIVMTVILARRTRPQDAHANRSQRGKS is encoded by the coding sequence ATGACGAGCACGCAGACGGATACGCAGGTGACGACGCAGCGGACTTCGGCGCTGCGCAACAAGTCCTACTGGGCAGCGTTGCTGCTCGGCATAGCCACCATGGCCGCCATCGACGAGATCGTCTTTCACCAGATCCTCGCGTGGCACCACTTCTACGACAACGCCACCGCAGACATCGCGTTGCTCTCCGATGGCCTGCTCCACGCCGCCGAACTGTTCGTGTTCGCGGCCGGGTTCTTCCTGATGCTGGACGCACGACGGCGCGAGCAGTTCTGGGCCGCCGCCGCCTGGGCCGGCTTCCTGGTCGGCCTGGGCGTGTTCCAGCTGTGGGACGGCCTCATCGACCACAAAGTGCTCCAGCTGCACCAAATCCGTTACGGCGTCGATCTTCTGCCGTACGACATCGCCTGGAACGTCGGCGGTCTGGTGCTGCTGGTCGCGGGGATCGTCATGACGGTCATCCTCGCGCGACGTACGCGTCCCCAGGACGCACACGCTAATCGATCTCAGAGAGGAAAGTCCTGA
- a CDS encoding four-helix bundle copper-binding protein: MTVAEQMLTTHPRAGAGADTAALVRCIEACVECAQACTACADACLSEEMVADLTACIRKNLDCADVCATTAAVLSRQTGSNTDVLRAQLEACRAACASCAAECETHAQMHEHCRVCAEACRRCEQACAELLGAL; this comes from the coding sequence ATGACTGTTGCAGAGCAGATGCTGACCACTCACCCCCGGGCGGGCGCCGGCGCCGACACCGCGGCCTTGGTGCGCTGTATCGAGGCGTGCGTGGAGTGCGCCCAGGCGTGCACCGCGTGCGCAGATGCCTGCCTGAGCGAAGAGATGGTGGCTGACCTGACCGCGTGCATCCGCAAGAACCTCGACTGCGCCGACGTCTGCGCGACGACCGCCGCGGTCCTGTCGCGCCAGACCGGCTCGAACACCGACGTCCTGCGCGCCCAGCTCGAGGCATGCCGCGCGGCCTGTGCGTCGTGCGCGGCCGAGTGCGAGACGCACGCCCAGATGCACGAGCACTGCCGGGTGTGTGCCGAGGCCTGCCGCCGCTGCGAGCAGGCGTGCGCGGAGCTGTTGGGGGCACTGTGA
- a CDS encoding DUF305 domain-containing protein: MSQAGHHSEHEGMPHSKQGGMQHGGMASYGKLAISLALSFIVMYLLTFAMINVFADFLPNISNLYMALMMVFPMGIIMIAVMWKMFPNKPLNIGLLVGFAALFVVAFLMGRAEAFVGDDQFLRSMIPHHSRAILVCEQSNITDSEIVTLCEQIVQSQQEEIDQMKDILERLND, translated from the coding sequence GTGAGCCAGGCCGGGCACCACTCCGAGCACGAGGGCATGCCGCACTCGAAGCAGGGCGGGATGCAGCACGGGGGGATGGCGAGCTACGGCAAGCTCGCCATCTCCCTCGCACTCAGCTTCATCGTGATGTACCTGCTCACCTTCGCGATGATCAACGTCTTCGCCGACTTCCTGCCCAACATCAGCAACCTCTACATGGCGCTGATGATGGTGTTCCCGATGGGGATCATCATGATCGCCGTGATGTGGAAGATGTTCCCCAACAAGCCACTCAACATCGGACTGCTCGTCGGCTTCGCCGCGCTGTTCGTGGTGGCGTTCCTCATGGGCCGAGCAGAAGCATTCGTCGGGGATGACCAGTTCCTGCGGTCGATGATCCCGCACCACTCCCGCGCGATCCTCGTCTGCGAGCAGTCCAACATCACCGACTCCGAGATCGTCACGCTGTGTGAGCAGATCGTTCAGTCCCAGCAGGAGGAGATCGACCAGATGAAGGACATCCTCGAGCGGCTCAACGATTAG
- a CDS encoding MBL fold metallo-hydrolase, which yields MLLERIYDEDLAQASYLIGCQRSGEAVVVDPRRDIGAYLDLAGKHGMRIVAVTETHIHADYLSGTRELAAHTGATAYVSDEGGPDWTYGAGFDTAVRMKHGHQITLGNVTLEAVHTPGHTPEHLSFLITDGAQTNEPGYMLTGDFVFVGDVGRPDLLDEAAGGVDTRFAGAHALFASLRDHFLTLPDYVQVLPAHGSGSACGKALGAIAASTVGYERRFSWWGSYLANDDEQGFVEALLSDQPDAHAYFARMKTQNRVGPAVIGELPTLSEYTTAELLVALAEDRVIFVDTRHHSQVHEGTVARSLNVPGEAKAATYGSWVYDPETEFRPLVLLADSRAAAERIRDHLIRVGIDNVQGFITTIEGLSLVRPKTVAPDRLGQIDRALLLDVRNRTEFAAGHIPGADQMSGGRVMWHTDGLPETGTIVTYCQSGVRNSVTASALRRAGYDIAELEGSYAAWSALPDATRPAA from the coding sequence ATGCTGCTTGAGCGCATCTACGACGAAGACCTCGCACAGGCCAGCTACCTGATCGGCTGCCAGCGCAGCGGCGAGGCCGTCGTGGTGGACCCACGACGCGATATCGGCGCTTATCTGGATCTCGCCGGCAAGCACGGCATGCGCATCGTCGCAGTGACCGAGACGCACATCCATGCCGACTACCTGTCCGGCACGCGCGAGCTCGCTGCGCACACCGGCGCGACCGCGTACGTATCCGACGAGGGCGGCCCGGACTGGACGTATGGGGCAGGCTTCGACACCGCCGTGCGCATGAAGCACGGTCACCAGATCACGCTGGGGAACGTCACGCTGGAAGCCGTTCACACCCCCGGACACACTCCCGAGCACCTGTCCTTCCTCATCACCGACGGCGCTCAGACCAACGAACCCGGCTACATGCTCACGGGCGACTTCGTCTTCGTCGGAGACGTCGGCCGGCCCGACCTGCTCGACGAGGCAGCCGGAGGCGTAGACACCCGCTTCGCAGGCGCCCACGCACTGTTCGCGAGCCTGCGCGATCACTTCCTCACACTTCCCGACTACGTGCAGGTGCTTCCCGCGCACGGATCCGGATCCGCCTGCGGAAAGGCGCTGGGAGCGATCGCCGCCTCCACGGTCGGGTACGAGCGTCGCTTCTCCTGGTGGGGTTCGTACCTCGCCAACGACGACGAGCAGGGCTTCGTCGAGGCGCTGCTGAGCGACCAGCCTGATGCCCACGCCTACTTCGCGCGGATGAAGACACAGAATCGTGTGGGACCGGCCGTGATCGGAGAGTTGCCGACGCTGAGCGAGTACACGACAGCCGAGCTGCTCGTCGCCCTGGCAGAGGATCGGGTGATCTTCGTCGACACCCGTCATCACAGTCAGGTGCACGAAGGAACGGTCGCGCGTTCGCTGAACGTGCCGGGCGAAGCCAAAGCGGCCACCTACGGATCGTGGGTCTACGACCCCGAAACCGAGTTCCGGCCCCTCGTGTTGCTGGCCGACTCCCGGGCCGCCGCAGAGCGGATCCGCGACCACCTCATCCGGGTCGGCATCGACAACGTACAAGGCTTCATCACGACCATCGAGGGTCTTTCATTGGTGCGTCCCAAGACTGTCGCGCCGGATCGGCTCGGTCAGATCGATCGCGCGCTTCTGCTGGATGTGCGCAACCGGACGGAGTTCGCCGCCGGCCACATCCCCGGCGCCGACCAGATGTCCGGCGGTCGCGTCATGTGGCACACCGACGGACTGCCTGAGACCGGCACCATCGTGACTTACTGCCAGAGCGGTGTCCGCAACAGCGTCACCGCGAGTGCCCTGCGGCGGGCCGGCTACGACATCGCCGAACTAGAGGGCAGCTACGCCGCATGGTCGGCGCTACCCGACGCAACCCGACCGGCCGCCTGA
- a CDS encoding IS3 family transposase (programmed frameshift), translated as MNRKYSPEMRERALRMLAETRPSHPTMMSAVRHVAGLLGMSPETLRLWQRRYEVDAGVKPGLTTDAAAEIKRLQKENAELRRANEILKAASVFFREGARPPLTEMIRFIDEHRDRFGVELICRVLRPAVQGFLTSRGYRAAVGRAPSARQLKDELLVPEVARLHAENYGVYGRRKMHALMRRQGWQVGRDQTERLMRLAGVRGVRKSKRVFTTRPDKTTVLPSDLVNRRFTAPAPRRLWVCDVTYVATWSGFAYVAFVTDVYSRRIVGWNVAATLRSEILPLQALDMAAWNVGGRLDGLIHHADHGSNYTAMVYTERIVELGAVPSTGTVGDSFDNAMAEAVNNLYKTELIRQRGPWRTVEQVELATLEWVWWWNNSRLHGELDMRTPAEVEEAYYADQESGQPAPAGQASR; from the exons ATGAACAGGAAGTACTCGCCGGAGATGCGTGAGCGGGCGTTGCGGATGCTCGCGGAGACGCGGCCGTCGCATCCGACGATGATGAGCGCGGTCCGGCATGTCGCCGGGCTGCTGGGGATGAGCCCGGAGACGCTGCGGTTGTGGCAGCGCCGCTACGAGGTCGACGCCGGGGTGAAGCCCGGGTTGACGACGGATGCGGCGGCGGAGATCAAGCGACTGCAGAAGGAGAACGCGGAGCTGCGCAGGGCCAATGAGATCCTCAAGGCTGCGAGCGTGTTTT TTCGCGAAGGAGCTCGACCGCCCCTGACCGAGATGATCCGGTTCATCGATGAACATCGGGATCGTTTCGGGGTCGAGCTCATCTGCCGAGTGTTGCGCCCGGCAGTGCAGGGGTTCCTCACCTCCCGCGGCTATCGCGCCGCCGTCGGCCGCGCCCCGTCTGCCCGGCAGCTGAAGGACGAGCTTCTCGTCCCAGAGGTGGCCCGGCTGCATGCGGAGAACTACGGCGTCTACGGGCGGCGGAAGATGCACGCGCTGATGCGTCGGCAGGGGTGGCAGGTCGGCCGCGACCAGACCGAACGCCTCATGCGGCTCGCTGGGGTGCGTGGCGTCCGTAAGTCGAAGCGGGTGTTCACGACCCGCCCCGACAAGACGACCGTGCTGCCGAGTGATCTCGTGAACCGCCGCTTCACCGCGCCGGCGCCCCGGCGGCTCTGGGTCTGCGACGTCACCTACGTCGCGACCTGGAGTGGTTTCGCCTACGTCGCGTTCGTCACCGACGTCTATTCGAGGCGCATCGTCGGGTGGAACGTCGCGGCGACGCTGCGCTCGGAGATTCTGCCGTTGCAGGCCCTCGACATGGCCGCCTGGAACGTTGGCGGGCGTCTCGACGGACTCATTCATCACGCGGATCATGGGTCGAATTACACCGCGATGGTCTACACCGAGAGGATCGTCGAACTCGGCGCCGTCCCCTCGACCGGGACCGTTGGCGACTCGTTCGATAACGCGATGGCGGAGGCCGTGAACAACCTCTACAAGACCGAGCTGATCCGTCAGCGCGGCCCCTGGCGAACGGTTGAGCAGGTCGAGCTGGCGACTCTCGAGTGGGTGTGGTGGTGGAACAACTCCCGCCTCCACGGCGAGCTCGACATGCGCACCCCGGCAGAGGTTGAGGAGGCGTACTACGCTGACCAAGAATCAGGCCAGCCGGCACCTGCTGGACAAGCCTCCCGATAG
- a CDS encoding ATP-dependent DNA ligase, translated as MDLPVMPPVAPMLAKAVSSIPDLGHVEPKWDGFRTIVFRDGDEIILGSRNEKPMTRYFPELVEALKNTTPERCVLDGEIVIIRGERLDFDLLQQRIHPAASRVKLLAAQSPASFIAFDLLAEEDDDLMALPFGERRQRLEDALVDADAPIHLTPKMSELSRAQDWFTRFEGAGLDGVVAKPLDAVYQPDKRVMFKVKHERTADCVVAGYRLHKSSTPSKPLLGSLLLGLYDGGRLQHVGVSASFTTARRAALIEELKHLEAGTDDHPWVQPGAAGTATEDRMPGTQSRWSQGKDLSFVPLRPELVVEVAYDHMQGDRFRHTARFRRWRPDRDPTTCTYEQLEKPVDFRLTEVLNTTWLCQPDTRPLCRSDSRPPRARR; from the coding sequence ATGGACCTGCCAGTGATGCCGCCCGTAGCGCCGATGCTCGCTAAAGCGGTCTCGTCGATCCCCGATCTGGGGCACGTCGAGCCCAAATGGGATGGATTCAGGACCATAGTCTTCCGCGACGGCGACGAGATCATCCTTGGCAGCCGCAACGAGAAGCCCATGACCCGCTATTTCCCCGAGCTGGTCGAGGCACTGAAGAACACGACGCCCGAACGGTGCGTGCTGGACGGAGAGATCGTCATCATCCGCGGTGAGCGGTTGGACTTCGATCTGCTGCAGCAACGCATTCACCCTGCAGCCAGCCGCGTCAAGCTTCTGGCTGCGCAATCGCCGGCATCCTTCATCGCGTTCGACCTCCTCGCCGAGGAGGACGACGACCTCATGGCGCTTCCTTTTGGAGAGCGCCGTCAGCGGCTCGAGGATGCGCTCGTCGATGCCGACGCTCCCATCCACCTGACCCCGAAGATGTCCGAGCTCTCCCGCGCGCAGGACTGGTTCACCCGGTTCGAGGGCGCTGGATTGGATGGTGTCGTCGCCAAGCCGCTCGATGCCGTGTACCAGCCGGATAAGCGAGTGATGTTCAAGGTGAAGCACGAGCGCACAGCCGACTGCGTGGTCGCCGGTTACAGGCTTCACAAGAGCTCGACACCGAGCAAGCCGCTCCTCGGGTCACTCCTGCTCGGACTGTACGACGGCGGGCGACTCCAGCATGTTGGCGTCTCCGCTTCGTTCACGACAGCGCGGCGGGCGGCGCTGATCGAGGAACTGAAGCACCTGGAGGCCGGCACGGACGACCATCCGTGGGTGCAGCCCGGCGCTGCTGGAACTGCGACGGAAGACCGGATGCCGGGCACTCAAAGCCGGTGGAGCCAGGGCAAAGACCTCTCCTTCGTCCCGCTTCGCCCCGAACTGGTCGTCGAAGTGGCGTACGACCACATGCAGGGAGACCGGTTCCGACACACGGCCAGGTTCCGGCGGTGGCGTCCGGACCGAGACCCGACGACATGCACGTACGAGCAGCTCGAGAAGCCGGTCGATTTTCGCCTCACGGAGGTGCTTAACACCACCTGGCTATGTCAACCGGATACGAGACCGTTGTGTCGGTCTGATTCGAGACCACCTCGGGCGCGGCGTTGA
- a CDS encoding metal-sensitive transcriptional regulator, which yields MASTPTLADAAPEHDQEAKRKVVNRLRRAHGQLAAVITAVEQDAHCRDVVQQLAAVSKALDRAGFLVISSALRECLADPDAEDATRPEELEKLFLSLA from the coding sequence ATGGCAAGCACACCCACACTCGCGGACGCGGCACCGGAGCACGACCAGGAGGCAAAGCGCAAGGTCGTCAACCGGCTCCGCCGAGCACACGGGCAGCTGGCAGCGGTCATCACCGCCGTCGAACAGGACGCCCACTGCCGCGACGTCGTGCAGCAGCTCGCCGCCGTCTCGAAGGCGCTCGACAGGGCCGGCTTCCTCGTCATCTCAAGCGCCCTCCGCGAGTGCCTCGCCGACCCAGACGCAGAAGATGCCACACGCCCCGAAGAACTCGAGAAACTCTTCCTCTCCCTCGCATAG